DNA sequence from the Arthrobacter sp. V1I9 genome:
TCTTCCGCAGAAACCTCTCATCCGTCTGTCCCTCCACTAGGATGCTTACTGTCGCGGATGACAAGTTGTCCCCGGGCCGCACCCCTAGGCAATCACGCAACTCCTCTAGCCTTTTCGTGGGGCGCGCCCGGTTGTCCTGGACAAGGATGTTACTTGCCACATGGGAGCGATTAAGAAGGAGAGGGCTATGAGTAGTGAGAATTACCTGTTGTTTGGACGCCACTTGGGCAAGTACTTTTCGGATCTCATGGATTGCGTCGGAATGTAGGTGCGCCTCGGGCTCCTCGACGGCCAAGATAACCTGTCGGTCCTTGTTAGTGTGTTCTGCTACGTCGTGCATTAGCGCTAGTGAAACTATGCTCTTTACGCCATCGCCTTTTTGCAGGAGTGACGTTCGAGCTCCGTCATCAATAAGAATGTCGCGTACGGCGGCAAAATCGCTGACAGGTTCCCCCACAATCTCTATCGCTTCAAAGCCTGAAAGATAGCTGCCCAACCGGGTGGAGACGCTTGATTCAAGTGCTCTGAAATGCTCGCTGCGTTTGTCTTCAATCTTCCGCAAAAGATCTTGATATTCAAGATCTTCCTCAAGCGAATTCATGCGTTCCGACGCGAGTTGGTTGATTACTTGCATTGCTTGATCTACCGTACGAACGGCTGGGACGTAGATGAACTTAATGCGTTTCTTAATAAAGTCTGCAATTTCAGGTGATTTTGCAGCATAGCTCTTACTTCCCTTGCCAGGCTTGGGTATAGACAAGGAAGGGGGTTTGTTAGGATAGAACTTGATCTCTACCGGCAGAGTGCCGTTGACGCGGGAACCGATGATTCGTTGAAAGTCCGTCACTTCCTTTGCATCAAGCCTAAACTCAAAACGTATAGACGTGTAGCTCCGCGTTGTGAGGTTCAGAGGATAATCGCGTTCCCAGTCGAAGTCATTTACAAGCTCCCTTCTCCGCGGATGGAAGAGCATCGGACTGCGCCGAGGGCTGGCCCTTGGTGGATTCACTCCAATGGCGAGTTGATCGATGACTTTCATCCCCAAGCTGATGCCATGCAGGAGATTTGATTTTCCCTGGTTGTTTGGCCCCACCAAGACCGTCATGTTTTCGATTTTGAACGCCGCGTCCCGGGAGATGCTTCGATATCTTGATATTTTGACGTGTGATAACTGCAAATCAATCTCCTAATGAAAAATCGAAGCTTTGTGGCGGCGCCGATTCATATTCGCGCCTCGGCAAACCTTGGCGCCATGGATTCCATCTGCTCCATGACAAGCTTGATCGCCTCGGGCTGTTTGTCCGGCGGGTAGCCAAACCGCACTAGAAGTCGCTTGATCGAAGACCGGAGCTTTGCCCGAACGTCGTCGCGGACGGTCCAGTCAGTCCGCACATCCCGTCGCATCACCGAAACCAGCTCGCGGGCGATGTCAGCCAGGACGCCTTCACCCTGGACCTCCACCGCTGATTCGTTCTGAGCCACGGCGTCGTAGAAGGCCAGCTCGTCCGAGTTGAGCGGGGGAGTGAACTGCGCACCGCGGTTGCCTTCGACGGCAATTTCCCTTGCGAGCTCCACCAGCTCGGCAATAACCTCGGCGGACGTGAGCTGCTGGTTGGTGTACTTCTTCATCAACTCGGTGATCCGTTCCGAGAACGCTCGCTGCCGGATCACGTTGTTCCGTGTGGAAGATGCAGATTCATCGGCAATAAGCTTCCGCAATGCCTCGATGGCCAGCTGCGGGTTCCGTGCCTTCTGCGTCTTCGCAATGAACTCCGGCGTCAAGTCATCCAGCGACGGCTTGGGCATGCCGGCAGCATCGTAAATGTCCAGCACTTCGCCAGAGGATGTGGCGGAAGCAATGAGGTGTCCCAGTAGCCGCTGGATTTCCTCTGGCACTGGTTCGCCGCTCGCCTGCCGGTCGGCGGCGTCGTACTTCGCCATCCAAACCCGGATTTCCTCGTAGACCTGGATTTCGGGACGCAGCTCGGCCAGGGTCTCCGAGCCGGAGCACAGCGCCCACGCGCGGGACAGCTGACCAGAAAACTTGCGGTACTTCGAGGCCAAAGGCTCCTCACCGTCGCCCGGCTGATTACCGGGTGTGGCAGGGTTCCTCAGGTAACTGACAGCTCCGGTCACGGCGTTCAGGAAGGCCTTCGGCCCTCCCTTCATCAGGGCGGATTTCCAGTCATGACCTGCCAGCAAAGAGCGCAAGGTCTTCACCAGCGAAACCGTCAGTCCGACAGCCTCCTCGATGTTCTTGCCCACCGGCTTATTCGCCTGGTCAGACTGGGTGTACTCGGTCAACGCCTTGGACAGGTTCTCGGCCAGGGGCGCGTACGCCACCAGCAGCCCGTCCTCCTTTCCTCGGAACGTGCGGTTGACCCGGGCAAGCGTCTGCATCAGCAGCGCTCCCTTGAGCGGCCGGTCCAGATACAGCGTGTGCAGCGGGGGAGAGTCGTAGCCGGTGAGCATCATGTCCTTGACAATCACCAACTCCAGCTCGTCATCGACATCCTTGAGCCGCTCCTTCACCTGGGCATTTAGCGAATCGCGACGCACATGATTAGACACCGGCGGTACATCAGTAGCATCGCCGGAGTAGACCACCTTGATCTTGCCCTTGGACAGGTCGTCCGAATGCCACTCGGGCCGCAGTGCCACAATGGCCGAGTACAGGTTCGCGCAAATCTCCCTCGTACCGCCCACGATCATCCCCTTGCCCGGGGCCTCAATGAACTTGAGCATCCGTTCGCCCCGGTTCTCCCAGTGCGCCACTAGGTCCTCCGCCAGCGCAGCGATCCGTTGCGGTGCACCGTACACAGCATTGACGACGGCGACACTCGCCTCAATGCGCGCGCGTTCGGTATCGTCGAGCCCCAGCGTTAGTTCATCCGCTGACTTGTCGAGATCCTCCTCGGTGACGCCTTCGGAGAGTCCCACCTTGATCAGCCGCGGCTCGAAGTAGACGGGCACGGTTGCGCCATCCTCAACTGCCCGGGACAGGTCGTAGATGTCGATGTAATCGCCGAAGACTTCTTGCGTGTTCCGGTCATCAAAAGAGATCGGCGTTCCTGTGAAGGCGATCAGCGTGGCGTGGGGGAGCGCATCGCGGAGGTGCCGGGCATAGCCGTCCAGGTCGTCGTAGTGCGATCGGTGCGCCTCATCCACCACTACGATGACGTTGCGCCTGTCGGACAGCAGCGGGTGGTCGGCACCGGCTTCCTTCTCGGACTTGCTGCGGCCAAACTTCTGCAGCGTGGTGAAGTAGATGCCGCCCGTTGTCCGGTTGCTCAACTCGTCGCGCAGCGCAGAGCGCTTCTTGATCTGCTTGGGTGACTCCGCGAGAAGCAGACTGCGGCCGAAGCTTTCGAACAGCTGGCCGTCCAGTTCGTTCCGGTCGGTGATGACCACGACGGTGGGGTTCTTCAGCTTCGGCTGGCGGGCCACCATGTTGGCGTACAGTTCCATCTCCATGGACTTCCCCGAACCCTGGGTG
Encoded proteins:
- a CDS encoding ATP-binding protein; protein product: MTVLVGPNNQGKSNLLHGISLGMKVIDQLAIGVNPPRASPRRSPMLFHPRRRELVNDFDWERDYPLNLTTRSYTSIRFEFRLDAKEVTDFQRIIGSRVNGTLPVEIKFYPNKPPSLSIPKPGKGSKSYAAKSPEIADFIKKRIKFIYVPAVRTVDQAMQVINQLASERMNSLEEDLEYQDLLRKIEDKRSEHFRALESSVSTRLGSYLSGFEAIEIVGEPVSDFAAVRDILIDDGARTSLLQKGDGVKSIVSLALMHDVAEHTNKDRQVILAVEEPEAHLHSDAIHEIRKVLAQVASKQQVILTTHSPLLLNRSHVASNILVQDNRARPTKRLEELRDCLGVRPGDNLSSATVSILVEGQTDERFLRKILSEKSSRIEGALIDGSIKIRPSGGGSGLTAAAKHLLIEPTTMFALIDNDNDGKNTLKKLGDDTLVPVENIFLVSPGGFFNKELEDFYSKEIHHRVMNQMFAADVASFEPWNDEKKWSNQVKPFLRTIGKPDDTYTVDTVKIRLVEEIERVGTEGLNPQASPILDSLVARLEKVVI
- a CDS encoding type I restriction endonuclease subunit R; the encoded protein is MTAPTVAFSEADWEGAAKERLGELDWKPLDGQAVAPGTGERESWSELLIRPRLLAALQRLNPAVPAQYLQQALAEISSPKSNDAMAENHRIHNCLVDGYRLTYIDSDGNEANPTIRLLSQSPDQNDWLAVNQVTLIQGDYKRRFDVVLYCNGMPVSIIELKKAGSAHADLPGAHAQLQTYLREFPMAFRFCVFTLATDGIQAKYGTPFTPFNHFSPWNVDDDGAPVPQGYMVDGDAVTALDTALDGLYNQERFLQLVRNFTAFDQGSGGLAKRIAKPHQYYAVTKAVASTIQAVESNGKAGVVWHTQGSGKSMEMELYANMVARQPKLKNPTVVVITDRNELDGQLFESFGRSLLLAESPKQIKKRSALRDELSNRTTGGIYFTTLQKFGRSKSEKEAGADHPLLSDRRNVIVVVDEAHRSHYDDLDGYARHLRDALPHATLIAFTGTPISFDDRNTQEVFGDYIDIYDLSRAVEDGATVPVYFEPRLIKVGLSEGVTEEDLDKSADELTLGLDDTERARIEASVAVVNAVYGAPQRIAALAEDLVAHWENRGERMLKFIEAPGKGMIVGGTREICANLYSAIVALRPEWHSDDLSKGKIKVVYSGDATDVPPVSNHVRRDSLNAQVKERLKDVDDELELVIVKDMMLTGYDSPPLHTLYLDRPLKGALLMQTLARVNRTFRGKEDGLLVAYAPLAENLSKALTEYTQSDQANKPVGKNIEEAVGLTVSLVKTLRSLLAGHDWKSALMKGGPKAFLNAVTGAVSYLRNPATPGNQPGDGEEPLASKYRKFSGQLSRAWALCSGSETLAELRPEIQVYEEIRVWMAKYDAADRQASGEPVPEEIQRLLGHLIASATSSGEVLDIYDAAGMPKPSLDDLTPEFIAKTQKARNPQLAIEALRKLIADESASSTRNNVIRQRAFSERITELMKKYTNQQLTSAEVIAELVELAREIAVEGNRGAQFTPPLNSDELAFYDAVAQNESAVEVQGEGVLADIARELVSVMRRDVRTDWTVRDDVRAKLRSSIKRLLVRFGYPPDKQPEAIKLVMEQMESMAPRFAEARI